One genomic segment of Pedobacter endophyticus includes these proteins:
- a CDS encoding OmpA family protein: MNKIVTFLSLTIALTSSSQLLKAQYVIKEADAQYELLNYSKAINLYEEAYKKKATLHTAERLAESYQLLSNYVQAESWYATAVSMPDSKAENTLNYAKMLQQNSKYTEAKAQYISYFQKAGNVSESLRRSWLASCDSAINWMKNPRAVLIANQKDLNSAQSDFGSFPYQNGLIFISDRTSKQADIKTKKPFLKFDGARLPNEKVYGWTGNGYLKLYIKQGTDSVAPFPLNANTNYHVGAATFTADGNTVYFTSTRLPERIDKATDTIKLGIYSSTKGNGGDWTAPVAFAYNNVNKYSTGDPFITSQGNRLYFVSDMAGGLGGTDIYYVEKTSEGEWGKPVNMQSVNTPGNERTPFVDGENRFYFASDGGVGMGGLDIFELAKNGSGAEQVKNMGYPINSPQDDFAFNINSANGAVYLSSNRTGGLGSDDIYSFDNKTIFAFKLNGRVYDKATNQPVANANVTLQREDGSALKVETDASGIFNFKLNDGADFTLSGEKRNYRSDVAQLNTKGLSSLTTIEKDLFLEPIDFSKEIVLRDIYYDFDKWEIRPDAALALDKLVATLNDNPTIWIELASHTDSRGNAVYNQVLSEKRAKAAVQYIVSKGINKNRIEAKGLGENELLNRCSDGVKCTAAEHQLNRRTTFKIVRQ, translated from the coding sequence ATGAATAAAATAGTAACGTTCCTCAGCCTGACCATTGCCTTAACTTCGTCATCGCAATTGCTAAAGGCGCAATATGTAATTAAAGAGGCCGATGCACAGTATGAATTATTGAACTACAGCAAGGCCATCAATTTATACGAAGAGGCTTATAAAAAGAAAGCAACCTTACATACGGCCGAGCGCCTTGCCGAGTCGTACCAGCTACTGAGCAATTATGTTCAGGCCGAAAGTTGGTATGCCACGGCGGTAAGTATGCCCGATAGCAAGGCAGAAAATACATTGAATTATGCCAAAATGCTTCAGCAGAATTCTAAATACACCGAAGCAAAAGCCCAATACATCAGTTACTTTCAAAAAGCTGGCAACGTTTCAGAAAGCCTTCGGCGCAGCTGGCTCGCCTCCTGCGATTCGGCAATAAACTGGATGAAAAATCCGAGAGCGGTTTTAATTGCCAATCAAAAAGATTTGAATAGCGCCCAATCTGATTTTGGAAGTTTTCCTTACCAGAATGGCCTTATCTTCATTTCAGATCGCACGAGTAAACAAGCCGATATCAAAACCAAAAAGCCTTTCTTGAAATTTGACGGTGCCAGATTGCCAAATGAAAAAGTGTACGGCTGGACAGGAAACGGATATTTGAAGCTCTACATTAAGCAGGGTACAGACAGTGTAGCACCATTTCCGTTAAATGCGAATACGAATTACCACGTTGGCGCTGCAACCTTTACCGCTGATGGAAATACAGTGTATTTTACCTCGACAAGATTGCCTGAAAGGATTGATAAGGCAACCGATACCATTAAACTGGGGATTTACAGCAGCACAAAAGGCAACGGTGGCGATTGGACAGCACCTGTTGCGTTTGCTTATAATAATGTGAATAAATATTCAACTGGCGACCCGTTTATAACTAGTCAGGGGAACCGTCTTTACTTTGTTTCTGATATGGCTGGCGGCTTGGGCGGAACGGATATTTACTATGTAGAAAAAACGAGTGAAGGAGAATGGGGCAAACCCGTAAATATGCAATCGGTAAATACGCCTGGCAATGAGCGAACGCCTTTTGTTGATGGCGAAAACAGGTTCTACTTCGCTAGCGACGGCGGAGTGGGCATGGGCGGACTAGACATCTTCGAACTGGCGAAAAACGGCTCAGGAGCGGAGCAAGTGAAAAATATGGGCTATCCGATCAATTCACCTCAGGATGATTTTGCTTTTAATATAAACAGTGCGAATGGTGCTGTTTATCTCTCATCGAACAGAACGGGCGGTTTGGGAAGTGATGACATTTACAGTTTCGATAATAAAACTATTTTTGCGTTTAAGCTGAACGGCAGGGTTTACGATAAAGCAACAAACCAGCCGGTAGCCAATGCCAATGTAACGTTGCAAAGGGAAGATGGAAGTGCTTTAAAAGTGGAAACTGATGCCTCGGGGATTTTCAACTTCAAACTGAATGACGGAGCCGACTTTACTTTGAGCGGCGAAAAACGGAATTACCGTTCGGATGTTGCTCAGCTCAACACAAAAGGATTATCGAGTTTAACAACCATCGAAAAAGACTTATTTCTTGAGCCTATCGATTTTAGCAAGGAGATTGTACTCCGAGATATTTATTACGATTTTGATAAATGGGAGATTCGCCCTGATGCCGCATTGGCGTTAGATAAGTTGGTGGCAACGCTAAACGATAACCCAACAATCTGGATCGAACTGGCCTCGCATACCGACAGTAGGGGCAACGCGGTTTATAACCAGGTGCTCTCAGAAAAACGAGCAAAAGCGGCCGTTCAATATATCGTTTCCAAAGGGATTAACAAAAATAGGATAGAAGCAAAAGGCCTTGGAGAAAACGAGCTCTTAAACCGGTGTAGCGATGGTGTGAAATGTACAGCCGCCGAGCACCAGTTAAACAGAAGAACAACGTTTAAAATTGTAAGGCAATAA
- a CDS encoding PorP/SprF family type IX secretion system membrane protein yields the protein MKKLIILIGGLVLLLGRPVLAQQDAQFSQYMFNGIYINPAYAGYREQLNLHAFYRNQWTGIEGSPTTMSLAVDAIANDGNVGLAFQVSSDRLGAQRNLAAYGSYAYRIRMNDDGSSRLAFGVGVGAIQLGIDGALLNPNDPEPFQPVGMQSSIVPDARAGVYFSNDRVYAGFSADNLVSQYIDIDRYAFIPQPKAHYYLTAGMLLPLSTDVLLKPSFLLKDDRGGPTSLDFNAFFILADKLWIGGSYRTGVKLYDKSYLQKDLSRLSSAVAAVQVFPSSNFRIGYAYDFSMGPLQGYSSGTHEISIGYFFNRRPITMLTPRYF from the coding sequence ATGAAGAAATTAATAATTTTAATCGGCGGACTGGTACTTTTACTGGGTAGACCTGTCTTGGCACAGCAAGATGCACAATTCAGCCAGTACATGTTTAACGGCATTTACATCAACCCCGCCTATGCCGGTTACCGCGAACAGCTAAACCTGCACGCTTTCTACAGAAACCAATGGACAGGGATTGAAGGTTCGCCCACAACGATGTCGCTTGCGGTTGATGCGATTGCAAACGACGGTAATGTGGGGCTTGCCTTTCAGGTATCGAGCGATAGGCTTGGTGCACAACGCAATTTGGCTGCATACGGAAGTTACGCCTATCGCATAAGGATGAACGACGACGGCTCTTCGAGGCTGGCCTTTGGTGTTGGCGTTGGGGCCATACAATTGGGAATTGATGGCGCTCTGTTAAATCCAAACGACCCTGAACCTTTTCAGCCTGTTGGTATGCAAAGCAGCATTGTGCCCGATGCCAGGGCAGGGGTTTATTTTTCAAACGATCGCGTTTATGCCGGTTTCAGTGCCGATAACCTTGTTTCTCAATACATTGATATTGATAGATATGCATTCATCCCACAGCCAAAAGCGCATTATTATTTAACCGCAGGTATGCTGCTTCCGTTATCGACAGACGTGTTGCTTAAACCATCATTTCTATTAAAAGATGACCGCGGCGGGCCTACAAGTCTGGATTTTAATGCATTTTTTATCCTGGCCGATAAACTTTGGATTGGTGGTTCTTATCGTACTGGCGTTAAGCTTTATGATAAATCTTACCTGCAAAAAGACCTCTCGCGGTTAAGTTCGGCAGTAGCGGCCGTGCAGGTATTTCCTTCGTCGAACTTTAGAATTGGTTATGCCTACGATTTTTCGATGGGACCATTACAAGGCTACAGCAGTGGCACACACGAGATTTCTATAGGCTATTTCTTCAACAGAAGACCCATCACAATGTTGACCCCAAGATATTTTTAG